A region from the Halomonas piscis genome encodes:
- a CDS encoding TIGR01620 family protein has protein sequence MTSPRPRRHFTLDDGSAVKPQTHHDETLRGTYRFDDAAREQPLEDDAASRDALPEQSLGAPRKRRWGLLFTLAGCAALGTAEFVTGLPDALTGARWLDAAWRLFGLGVIGIGSAAALRELVRLRRLKRHDKLRAALAELPGRSPRQARGLADRLQTQLGLSGDDPHWAAFAAAREPHHSGEETLALLDHHLLAPRDREARRLISRMCGETAVMVAVSPLTLVDMALVAWRNLAMVDRLCRLYGLELGYASRLRLFRTVLHNMAFAGASELATDAGMDMLSLDVTGRLSTRAGQGLAVGLLSARLGLRALRLCRPLAFAPGQQPTLGDLRRDLWLQLRRLDKSPRQEDAARTP, from the coding sequence ATGACCTCGCCCAGACCGCGCCGGCACTTTACCCTTGACGACGGCAGCGCCGTTAAACCGCAGACGCACCACGACGAAACGCTGCGCGGCACCTACCGCTTTGACGACGCCGCCCGGGAGCAGCCTCTGGAAGACGACGCGGCCAGCCGCGACGCTCTGCCCGAACAAAGCCTCGGCGCGCCGCGCAAGCGCCGCTGGGGGCTGCTGTTTACCCTGGCCGGCTGCGCCGCGCTGGGCACCGCCGAGTTTGTCACCGGCCTGCCCGACGCCCTTACCGGCGCCCGCTGGCTGGACGCCGCCTGGCGGCTTTTCGGCCTCGGCGTCATCGGCATTGGCAGCGCCGCCGCGCTGCGCGAACTGGTGCGCCTGCGCCGGCTCAAGCGCCACGACAAGCTGCGAGCCGCGCTGGCCGAGCTGCCGGGCCGCTCGCCGCGCCAGGCCCGCGGCCTTGCCGACCGGCTGCAGACCCAGCTCGGGCTCAGCGGCGACGATCCGCACTGGGCGGCGTTCGCCGCAGCCCGGGAGCCCCACCACAGCGGCGAGGAGACGCTGGCGCTGCTCGACCACCACCTGCTTGCCCCCCGGGACCGCGAGGCACGCCGGCTGATTTCGCGCATGTGCGGAGAAACCGCGGTGATGGTCGCCGTGAGCCCCCTGACGCTGGTCGACATGGCGCTGGTCGCCTGGCGTAACCTGGCCATGGTCGACCGCCTGTGCCGGCTTTACGGTCTGGAGCTTGGCTACGCCAGCCGCCTGCGGCTGTTCAGGACCGTGCTTCACAACATGGCCTTTGCCGGCGCCAGCGAGCTTGCCACCGACGCCGGCATGGACATGCTGTCGCTTGACGTCACCGGCCGGCTCTCGACCCGCGCCGGCCAGGGCCTGGCCGTGGGGCTATTGAGCGCCAGGCTCGGGCTGCGTGCCCTGCGCCTGTGCCGGCCGCTGGCCTTTGCCCCGGGGCAGCAGCCTACCCTTGGCGATTTACGCCGGGACCTGTGGCTCCAGCTGCGCCGACTGGACAAAAGTCCCCGGCAAGAGGACGCGGCGCGGACGCCGTGA
- a CDS encoding exoribonuclease II encodes MLQNNSMLAQLKQQIRDTTPRAEGVIKGTDRGFGFLETDDGESYFVPPPAMKQVIHGDRVEAVIHEDGDKVSVEPETLIEQGLDRFVARVQKREGRLAVVPDHPSIRNVIKTRVKRGLDEDSIADGDWVVARLVRHPLKKDDRSFFAQIDELVAKSDNPAVPWRVTLARHALEQESPDAGSEWPLHDEGLEREDITATPFFTIDSASTRDMDDALHVVEREDGGWRLSVAIADPTAYVDEEHAADKEARVRAFTVYLPGQNVTMLPEQLADDLCSLLEGQTRPVLACTLDVNADGSLGDYRFFAANAMSHARLSYDSVSNWIDGEGDWSPADAIAPQLTALRDLTEARSRWREEHALVFSGSPDYEFDLDDAGNVLGIHVEERRIANRMIEESMIAANACCADYLAAHVGHGIFNVHRAFEPEKAEDAQAFLAEQDINIDTEALLELPRYKELKRELEGREDAWLDVRLRRFQGFTRMSALPGPHFGLGLAAYATWTSPIRKYGDMVNHRLIKHVLKGEQAPAEASEALTEQLTERRRLNRMAERDVKDWLYVRYLTPDAEAQTTFDAEIIAINRGGMRVRLVDNGATAFVPAPLMHSDRRQVVIDDQEGRIQIEGVERYKLGDSVRVDLVEAREDTRSLVARPAA; translated from the coding sequence ATGTTGCAGAACAACTCCATGCTTGCCCAGCTCAAGCAGCAGATTCGTGACACCACGCCGCGCGCCGAAGGTGTCATCAAAGGCACCGACCGCGGCTTCGGCTTTCTGGAAACCGACGACGGTGAGTCCTACTTCGTCCCGCCGCCCGCCATGAAGCAGGTGATCCACGGCGACCGCGTCGAGGCCGTGATTCATGAAGACGGCGACAAGGTCTCCGTGGAGCCGGAAACGCTCATCGAACAAGGGCTCGACCGCTTCGTTGCCCGGGTGCAAAAGCGCGAAGGTCGCCTTGCGGTAGTGCCCGACCACCCCTCGATCCGCAACGTGATCAAGACGCGCGTCAAGCGCGGCCTGGACGAAGACAGCATTGCCGACGGCGACTGGGTGGTCGCCCGGCTGGTGCGCCATCCGCTGAAAAAGGACGACCGCAGCTTTTTCGCCCAGATCGACGAGCTGGTGGCCAAGAGCGACAACCCGGCCGTGCCCTGGCGCGTCACGCTTGCCCGCCACGCCCTGGAACAGGAGAGCCCCGACGCCGGAAGCGAATGGCCGCTGCACGACGAAGGCCTGGAGCGTGAAGACATCACCGCCACGCCCTTCTTCACCATCGACAGCGCCTCCACCCGGGACATGGACGACGCCCTGCACGTGGTCGAGCGCGAAGACGGCGGCTGGCGCCTGAGCGTGGCCATTGCCGACCCCACGGCCTACGTGGACGAAGAGCACGCCGCCGACAAGGAAGCTCGGGTGCGCGCCTTCACCGTCTACCTGCCGGGGCAGAACGTCACCATGCTGCCCGAGCAGCTGGCCGACGACCTGTGCTCGCTGCTCGAAGGGCAAACCCGTCCGGTGCTCGCCTGTACGCTGGACGTCAACGCCGACGGCAGCCTGGGCGACTATCGCTTCTTTGCCGCCAACGCCATGTCTCACGCCAGGCTTTCCTACGACAGCGTTTCCAACTGGATCGACGGCGAAGGCGACTGGTCGCCGGCGGACGCCATTGCCCCGCAGCTCACCGCCCTGCGCGACCTCACCGAGGCGCGCTCGCGCTGGCGCGAGGAGCACGCCCTGGTATTCAGCGGCAGCCCGGACTACGAGTTCGATCTGGACGACGCCGGCAACGTGCTGGGCATTCATGTCGAAGAGCGGCGCATCGCCAACCGCATGATCGAAGAGTCGATGATTGCGGCCAACGCCTGCTGCGCCGACTACCTTGCCGCCCACGTCGGCCACGGCATTTTCAACGTCCACCGCGCCTTCGAGCCGGAAAAGGCCGAAGACGCCCAGGCGTTTCTCGCCGAGCAGGATATCAACATTGATACCGAGGCCCTGCTCGAACTGCCGCGCTACAAGGAGCTCAAGCGCGAGCTCGAGGGTCGCGAAGACGCCTGGCTCGACGTGCGGCTGCGCCGTTTTCAGGGCTTTACCCGGATGTCCGCCCTGCCCGGCCCGCACTTCGGCCTGGGCCTTGCCGCCTATGCCACCTGGACCTCGCCGATTCGCAAATACGGCGACATGGTCAACCACCGCCTGATCAAACACGTGCTCAAGGGCGAGCAGGCCCCGGCCGAAGCCAGCGAAGCGCTCACCGAGCAGCTCACCGAGCGTCGCCGGCTCAACCGCATGGCCGAGCGCGACGTCAAGGACTGGCTCTACGTGCGCTACCTGACCCCGGACGCCGAAGCCCAGACGACCTTCGACGCCGAGATCATCGCCATCAACCGCGGCGGCATGCGCGTGCGCCTTGTCGACAACGGCGCCACCGCCTTTGTCCCCGCGCCGCTGATGCACAGCGACCGGCGCCAGGTCGTCATCGATGATCAGGAAGGCCGCATCCAGATCGAAGGCGTCGAGCGCTACAAGCTCGGCGACAGCGTGCGCGTGGACCTGGTCGAAGCCCGGGAAGACACCCGCTCGCTGGTTGCCCGCCCCGCGGCGTAA
- the sucD gene encoding succinate--CoA ligase subunit alpha — MSILIDKHTKVICQGFTGGQGTFHSEQAIAYGTQMVGGVTPGKGGQEHLGLPVFNTVKEAVEQTGADASVIYVPAPFCKDSIIEAANGGIKLIVCITEGIPTLDMLEAKVKCDELGVTLIGPNCPGVITPDESKIGIMPGHIHQPGRVGIISRSGTLTYEAVKQTTDHGFGQSTCVGIGGDPIPGSSFIDMLELFENDPATEAIVMIGEIGGTAEEEAAAYIKDNVSKPVVSYIAGVTAPPGKRMGHAGAIIAGGKGTADEKFAALEDAGVKTVRSLAGIGDALKAVTGW, encoded by the coding sequence ATGAGTATCCTCATCGACAAGCACACCAAGGTCATCTGCCAGGGATTCACCGGCGGCCAGGGCACCTTCCACTCCGAGCAGGCCATCGCCTACGGCACCCAGATGGTCGGCGGCGTCACGCCGGGCAAGGGCGGCCAGGAGCATCTGGGTCTGCCGGTGTTCAACACGGTCAAGGAAGCCGTTGAGCAAACCGGCGCGGACGCCAGCGTGATCTACGTGCCGGCGCCGTTCTGCAAGGATTCGATCATCGAAGCGGCCAACGGCGGCATCAAGCTGATCGTGTGCATTACCGAAGGTATCCCCACCCTCGACATGCTCGAGGCCAAGGTGAAGTGCGACGAGCTGGGCGTGACCCTGATCGGCCCCAACTGCCCGGGCGTGATCACGCCGGACGAGTCCAAGATCGGCATCATGCCCGGCCATATTCACCAGCCGGGCCGCGTGGGCATTATCTCGCGTTCGGGCACGCTGACCTACGAAGCGGTCAAGCAGACCACCGACCACGGCTTTGGCCAGTCCACCTGCGTGGGCATCGGCGGCGATCCGATTCCGGGCTCCAGCTTTATCGACATGCTCGAGCTGTTTGAAAACGACCCGGCAACCGAAGCCATCGTCATGATCGGTGAGATCGGCGGCACGGCGGAAGAAGAGGCGGCGGCCTACATCAAGGACAACGTCTCCAAGCCGGTGGTGTCCTACATTGCCGGCGTGACCGCCCCTCCCGGCAAGCGTATGGGCCACGCCGGCGCGATCATTGCCGGCGGCAAGGGCACCGCGGATGAAAAGTTTGCCGCGCTGGAAGACGCCGGCGTGAAGACCGTGCGCTCCCTGGCGGGCATCGGCGATGCGCTGAAGGCCGTGACCGGCTGGTAA
- the sucC gene encoding ADP-forming succinate--CoA ligase subunit beta translates to MNLHEYQSKQLFADYGLPVSKNFAVDTPEDAVDACKKIGGEQWVVKAQVHAGGRGKAGGVKLIKDPEEAKAFAEQWLGQSLVTYQTDAKGQPVSRILVENATDIASELYLGAVVDRTTRRVVFMASTEGGVEIEQVAEETPEKILKAEIDPLVGAQPYQARELAFALGLEGAQIKQFTKIFLGLSKLFHDKDLALLEINPLVITGEGDLLCLDAKINLDGNALYRHPDLQAMRDPSQEDEREADAAKWELNYVALDGNIGCMVNGAGLAMGTMDIVNLNGGSPANFLDVGGGATKERVAEAFKIILSDDNVKAVLVNIFGGIVRCDMIAEGIIGAVEQVGVNVPVVVRLEGNNAELGTEKLASSGLNILAATSLTDAAQQVVNAAEGK, encoded by the coding sequence ATGAACCTTCACGAGTATCAGAGCAAACAGCTGTTTGCCGACTATGGTCTGCCGGTGTCCAAGAATTTTGCTGTGGACACCCCGGAAGATGCCGTAGACGCCTGCAAGAAGATCGGCGGTGAGCAGTGGGTCGTCAAGGCCCAGGTGCACGCCGGCGGTCGGGGCAAGGCCGGCGGCGTCAAGCTGATCAAGGATCCGGAAGAGGCGAAAGCCTTTGCCGAACAGTGGCTGGGCCAGAGCCTGGTGACCTATCAGACCGACGCCAAGGGCCAACCGGTATCCAGAATCCTGGTGGAAAACGCCACCGATATCGCCTCCGAGCTGTACCTGGGCGCCGTGGTGGATCGCACCACCCGCCGAGTGGTGTTCATGGCGTCGACCGAAGGCGGCGTGGAAATCGAACAGGTCGCCGAAGAGACGCCGGAGAAGATTCTCAAGGCGGAAATCGATCCGCTGGTCGGCGCCCAGCCGTACCAGGCGCGCGAACTGGCGTTTGCCCTGGGGCTCGAGGGCGCACAGATCAAGCAGTTCACCAAGATCTTTCTGGGCCTTTCCAAGCTGTTCCACGACAAGGATCTGGCGCTTTTGGAAATCAACCCGCTGGTGATCACCGGCGAAGGCGACCTGCTGTGCCTGGACGCCAAGATCAACCTTGACGGCAACGCGCTTTACCGCCATCCGGACCTGCAGGCCATGCGCGACCCGTCCCAGGAGGACGAGCGCGAAGCCGACGCCGCCAAGTGGGAGCTCAACTACGTGGCGCTGGACGGCAACATCGGCTGTATGGTCAACGGCGCCGGCCTTGCCATGGGCACCATGGACATCGTCAATCTCAACGGCGGCAGCCCGGCCAACTTCCTCGACGTGGGCGGCGGCGCGACCAAGGAGCGCGTGGCCGAAGCGTTCAAGATCATCCTCTCGGATGACAACGTCAAGGCGGTGCTGGTCAACATCTTTGGCGGTATCGTGCGCTGCGACATGATCGCCGAAGGCATCATCGGCGCCGTCGAGCAAGTGGGCGTCAACGTGCCGGTGGTCGTGCGCCTGGAAGGTAACAACGCCGAGCTGGGTACGGAAAAGCTGGCGTCAAGCGGTCTCAACATTCTCGCCGCGACCAGCCTGACCGACGCGGCACAGCAGGTCGTCAACGCGGCGGAGGGCAAGTAA
- the lpdA gene encoding dihydrolipoyl dehydrogenase: MADKFDVIVIGAGPGGYVAAIRAAQLGLKTACVEKWQDKQGKVAHGGTCLNVGCIPSKALLETTHKFVEARDDFDELGIVGGDVSMDVKKMMARKDKIVKNLTGGISGLFKANGVTAIDGTGQVTGNKQVEVTDFDGKKTTYEADSIVVAAGSVPVEIPPTPMTEDLIVDSTGALEFQETPERLGVIGAGVIGLELGSVWNRLGSEVTVLEAMDTFLPMVDGTIAKETLKLLKKQGMDIRLGAKVSGSEVKDKEVVVKYEDADGEQEQTFDKLIVCVGRKPYTEGVIAEGVEVELDERGFVTVDDQCRTSVPGVYAIGDCVRGPMLAHKASDEGIMVADIIAGQKAEMNYDAIPSVIYIAPELAWVGITEQEAKDQGFEVKTGTFPFAASGRAMANNATEGSAKVIADADTDRVLGVHIVGQHAGEMIAQGVIAMEFGSSAEDLALTCYAHPTMSEAVHEAALAVDGHAIHMANRKKRK, from the coding sequence ATGGCTGACAAGTTTGACGTAATTGTTATTGGTGCCGGCCCCGGTGGTTACGTTGCCGCCATTCGCGCAGCGCAGCTGGGGCTGAAAACCGCCTGCGTGGAAAAATGGCAGGACAAGCAGGGCAAGGTGGCCCACGGCGGCACTTGTTTGAACGTGGGCTGTATCCCGTCCAAGGCGCTGCTCGAAACCACGCACAAGTTCGTGGAAGCCCGGGACGACTTCGACGAGCTGGGTATCGTCGGCGGCGATGTGTCCATGGACGTCAAGAAAATGATGGCGCGCAAGGACAAGATCGTCAAAAACCTCACCGGCGGCATTTCCGGGCTGTTCAAGGCCAACGGCGTGACCGCCATCGACGGCACCGGCCAGGTGACCGGCAACAAGCAGGTGGAGGTAACCGACTTCGACGGCAAGAAGACGACCTACGAAGCCGACAGCATCGTGGTGGCTGCCGGCTCCGTGCCGGTGGAAATTCCGCCGACGCCGATGACCGAAGACCTGATCGTCGATTCCACCGGCGCGCTGGAGTTTCAGGAAACCCCCGAGCGCCTGGGCGTGATCGGCGCCGGCGTTATCGGCCTGGAGCTGGGCAGCGTATGGAACCGCCTGGGCTCCGAAGTCACCGTGCTGGAAGCCATGGACACCTTCCTGCCCATGGTCGACGGCACCATTGCCAAGGAGACCCTGAAGCTGCTCAAGAAGCAGGGCATGGACATCCGGTTGGGCGCCAAGGTCAGCGGCTCCGAGGTCAAGGACAAGGAAGTCGTGGTCAAGTACGAAGACGCCGACGGCGAGCAGGAGCAGACCTTCGACAAGCTGATCGTCTGCGTCGGCCGCAAGCCCTATACCGAAGGCGTGATTGCCGAAGGCGTCGAGGTTGAGCTGGACGAGCGCGGCTTTGTCACCGTGGACGACCAGTGCCGCACCAGCGTGCCCGGCGTCTATGCCATCGGCGACTGCGTGCGCGGCCCGATGCTGGCGCACAAGGCCTCCGACGAGGGCATCATGGTGGCGGACATCATCGCCGGCCAGAAGGCCGAGATGAACTACGACGCCATTCCCAGCGTCATCTATATCGCCCCGGAGCTGGCCTGGGTGGGGATCACCGAGCAGGAGGCCAAGGACCAGGGCTTCGAAGTCAAGACCGGCACCTTTCCGTTTGCCGCCAGCGGCCGGGCGATGGCCAACAACGCCACCGAAGGCAGCGCCAAGGTCATCGCCGATGCCGATACCGACCGCGTGCTCGGTGTCCACATCGTCGGGCAGCACGCCGGCGAGATGATCGCCCAGGGCGTTATCGCCATGGAGTTCGGCTCCAGCGCCGAAGACCTGGCACTCACCTGCTACGCCCACCCGACCATGTCCGAGGCGGTCCACGAAGCGGCGCTGGCCGTTGACGGGCACGCCATCCACATGGCCAACCGCAAGAAGCGTAAGTGA
- the odhB gene encoding 2-oxoglutarate dehydrogenase complex dihydrolipoyllysine-residue succinyltransferase yields the protein MATEIKAPSFPESVAEGTVATWHKKSGDSVERDELLVEIETDKVVLEVVAPEAGTLGDVLADEGDTVESEQVLGKLDAGAARSGGDKQDKADNESSDDKTSKATQSDDGEADDASAGEKPTGAAGGGGKQHEVKAPSFPESVQEGTVASWNKQVGEAVKRDEVLAEIETDKVVLEVVAPADGALAEIKAETDSQVESEEVLALFTEGAGGGGEESGEKASSAETDTHGESDDSADENLDGKILAPAARRMVAENDLDVSRIEGTGKGGRILKEDVQKALKDGSAAKSGGKSKQADTSTAAAAKAAPAPVEGERPEKRVPMSRLRQTVAKRLVEAQQTAAMLTTYNEVDMSAIMALRAEYKERFQKAHDVKLGFMSFFVKAASEALKRFPDVNASIDGNEIVYHGYQDISVAVSTDRGLVVPVLRDTDQMQMADVEKTIGDFGKRARDGKLGIDEMQGGTFTITNGGIFGSLLSTPILNPPQTAILGMHKIQERPMAVDGQVEIRPMMYLAISYDHRMIDGKDAVQFLVAIKELLEDPARLLLNV from the coding sequence ATGGCTACCGAAATCAAAGCACCGAGTTTTCCGGAATCCGTGGCCGAGGGCACGGTTGCCACCTGGCACAAAAAGTCCGGCGACAGCGTCGAGCGCGACGAGCTGCTGGTGGAAATTGAAACCGACAAGGTGGTGCTTGAAGTGGTGGCACCGGAAGCGGGCACGTTAGGCGACGTGCTCGCCGATGAGGGCGACACCGTCGAGTCCGAGCAGGTGCTGGGCAAGCTCGACGCGGGCGCTGCCCGGAGCGGCGGCGACAAGCAGGACAAGGCGGATAACGAGTCCTCCGACGACAAGACGTCAAAGGCCACGCAGTCCGATGACGGCGAGGCGGATGACGCCTCAGCCGGCGAAAAGCCAACCGGTGCGGCCGGGGGCGGCGGCAAGCAGCACGAGGTCAAGGCGCCGTCGTTCCCCGAATCGGTCCAGGAAGGCACGGTAGCCAGCTGGAACAAGCAGGTCGGCGAAGCGGTCAAGCGCGACGAGGTGCTGGCCGAAATCGAAACCGACAAGGTGGTACTGGAAGTCGTGGCCCCGGCCGACGGCGCGCTTGCCGAGATCAAGGCCGAGACCGACAGCCAGGTCGAATCCGAAGAGGTGCTGGCGCTGTTTACCGAAGGCGCAGGCGGCGGTGGTGAAGAGTCGGGCGAAAAGGCTTCTTCTGCCGAGACCGACACCCACGGCGAAAGCGATGACAGCGCCGATGAAAACCTCGACGGCAAGATCCTGGCGCCGGCGGCGCGCCGGATGGTCGCGGAAAACGACCTGGACGTCTCGCGTATTGAAGGCACCGGCAAGGGCGGGCGAATTCTCAAGGAGGACGTCCAGAAAGCGCTCAAGGACGGCAGCGCCGCGAAGTCCGGCGGCAAGTCGAAGCAAGCGGACACCTCGACCGCCGCGGCAGCCAAGGCAGCGCCCGCGCCGGTAGAAGGCGAGCGGCCGGAAAAGCGCGTGCCCATGAGCCGGCTGCGCCAGACCGTTGCCAAGCGTCTGGTCGAGGCCCAGCAGACCGCCGCCATGCTCACCACCTACAACGAGGTGGACATGAGCGCGATCATGGCGCTGCGCGCCGAGTACAAGGAAAGGTTCCAGAAAGCCCACGACGTCAAGCTTGGCTTCATGAGCTTTTTCGTCAAGGCGGCCTCCGAAGCGCTCAAGCGTTTCCCCGACGTCAACGCCTCCATCGACGGCAACGAGATCGTCTACCACGGCTATCAGGATATCAGCGTTGCCGTGTCCACCGACCGCGGTCTGGTTGTGCCGGTGCTGCGCGATACCGACCAGATGCAGATGGCCGACGTGGAAAAGACCATCGGCGATTTTGGCAAGCGCGCGCGTGACGGCAAGCTTGGCATCGACGAAATGCAGGGCGGCACCTTTACCATCACCAACGGCGGTATCTTCGGGTCGCTTTTGTCCACGCCGATTCTCAACCCGCCGCAGACGGCCATTCTGGGCATGCACAAGATCCAGGAGCGCCCGATGGCGGTGGACGGCCAGGTGGAAATACGGCCGATGATGTATCTGGCGATCTCCTATGACCACCGCATGATCGACGGTAAGGATGCCGTGCAGTTTCTGGTGGCAATCAAGGAGCTGCTGGAGGATCCTGCACGCCTGCTGCTCAACGTATAG
- a CDS encoding 2-oxoglutarate dehydrogenase E1 component — protein sequence MQQGIMELMWRSSHVSSGNAHYAEALFEQYLDNPDAVPDEWRRYFDELPRPDGGAAEDVPLTPVREQFYRLGQEQRSGAAVAGEDSVGRKQVKVLQLINAYRFRGHQKADIDPLGLRDPTPVPDLDLSFHQLSKDDMDTEFQTGSFFLGIDKAPLRDIVDALERTYCRSIGCEIMHIVDTEEKRWLQRRFESVRSAPKFSDKARRHVLERLTAAEGLENYLASKYPGTKRFGLEGGETFIPMMDELIQRAGGYGAKEVVIGMAHRGRLNLLINILGKNPADLIDEFDGKKVIERGSGDVKYHQGFSSNVMTPGGEVHLALSFNPSHLEIVAPVVEGSVRARQDRRQDPNGEKVVPINVHGDASLAGQGVVMETFQMSQTRAYRTGGTVHIVINNQIGFTTSHPLDARSTEYCTDIAKMVQAPIFHVNGDDPDAVIHATQVALDYRQQFKKDVVIDLVCYRRRGHNEADEPSGTQPMMYSKIKNHASARSLYVDRLIKQGVVSKDDTEAMEETYRDDLMAGNHVANALVQKPNEALFVNWQPYLGHEWTGYADTTFDMQRMKLLAERMSTIPEGIDVQRQVEKIYADRYKMQAGELAINWGFGETLAYATLLDQGHPIRITGQDTGRGTFSHRHAVVHNQKDGSTYVPLQNISDGQPQFTIHDSFLSEEAVLAFEYGYATTAPNDLVIWEAQFGDFANGAQVMIDQFISSGETKWGRLCGLTMLLPHGYEGQGPEHSSARLERFLQLSAENNMQVCVPTTPAQIFHLLRRQVIRPLRKPLVVMSPKSLLRHKAATSSLEDLAHGEFHMVIADQADLVAEEVNRVVLCAGKVYYDLAAWREENERYDTAIVRIEQLYPFAQDALLDVLTVYPHVEDIVWCQEEPLNQGAWYPSQHHMRAVAERLREGLGGKLKFAGRPASAAPAAGYMSVHTEQQRRLVEDAFNL from the coding sequence ATGCAACAAGGCATAATGGAGTTGATGTGGCGTTCTTCCCACGTGAGCAGCGGCAACGCTCACTATGCGGAAGCGCTGTTTGAGCAGTACCTTGACAACCCCGACGCCGTTCCCGACGAGTGGCGTCGTTATTTTGACGAGTTGCCCAGGCCCGACGGCGGAGCGGCAGAAGATGTGCCGCTGACCCCGGTACGCGAGCAGTTCTACAGGCTGGGCCAGGAGCAGCGCTCCGGCGCCGCTGTCGCCGGCGAGGACAGCGTCGGCAGAAAACAGGTCAAGGTGCTCCAGCTGATCAACGCGTACCGCTTTCGCGGACACCAGAAGGCCGATATTGACCCGCTGGGTCTGCGTGATCCCACCCCCGTTCCCGATCTTGATCTGTCCTTCCATCAGCTGTCCAAGGACGACATGGACACCGAGTTCCAGACCGGGTCGTTTTTTCTGGGCATCGACAAGGCGCCGCTGCGCGATATCGTCGACGCTCTGGAGCGCACCTACTGCCGCTCCATCGGCTGCGAAATCATGCACATTGTCGATACCGAAGAAAAGCGCTGGCTGCAGCGCCGCTTCGAATCGGTACGCAGCGCGCCCAAGTTCAGCGACAAGGCGCGCCGTCACGTGCTCGAGCGTTTGACCGCCGCCGAAGGGCTGGAAAACTATCTGGCGTCCAAATATCCGGGCACCAAGCGCTTTGGCCTGGAAGGCGGCGAGACGTTCATCCCCATGATGGACGAGCTGATCCAGCGGGCAGGGGGCTACGGCGCCAAGGAAGTCGTCATCGGCATGGCCCACCGCGGACGCTTGAACCTGCTGATCAACATCCTCGGCAAGAACCCCGCCGACCTGATCGACGAGTTCGACGGCAAGAAGGTGATCGAGCGCGGCTCGGGGGACGTCAAGTATCACCAGGGTTTCAGCTCCAACGTCATGACCCCGGGCGGCGAAGTCCACCTGGCGCTGTCGTTCAACCCCTCCCACCTGGAGATCGTGGCACCGGTGGTGGAAGGTTCGGTGCGCGCACGCCAGGATCGCCGTCAGGATCCCAACGGCGAAAAAGTCGTGCCGATCAACGTACACGGTGACGCCTCGCTTGCCGGCCAGGGCGTGGTAATGGAAACATTCCAGATGTCCCAGACCCGGGCCTATCGTACCGGCGGCACCGTGCATATCGTGATCAACAACCAGATCGGGTTTACCACCTCCCACCCGCTGGACGCGCGCTCTACCGAGTACTGCACCGACATCGCCAAAATGGTGCAGGCGCCAATTTTCCACGTCAACGGTGACGATCCCGACGCCGTCATCCACGCGACCCAGGTGGCGCTCGACTATCGCCAGCAGTTCAAGAAAGACGTGGTCATCGACCTGGTCTGTTACCGCCGCCGCGGCCACAACGAGGCCGACGAGCCGTCCGGCACTCAGCCGATGATGTACTCCAAGATCAAGAATCATGCATCGGCTCGTTCCCTTTACGTCGATCGCCTGATCAAGCAGGGCGTCGTCAGCAAGGACGATACCGAAGCCATGGAGGAGACGTATCGCGACGACCTGATGGCCGGCAACCACGTGGCCAACGCCCTGGTGCAAAAGCCCAACGAGGCGCTGTTCGTCAACTGGCAGCCGTACCTGGGCCACGAGTGGACCGGCTACGCCGATACCACCTTCGACATGCAGCGCATGAAGCTGCTTGCCGAGCGCATGAGCACCATCCCCGAAGGCATCGACGTGCAGCGTCAGGTGGAAAAGATCTACGCCGATCGCTACAAGATGCAGGCGGGCGAGCTGGCGATCAACTGGGGCTTTGGTGAGACCCTGGCCTACGCCACGCTGCTGGATCAGGGTCACCCGATCCGTATCACCGGTCAGGACACCGGGCGCGGCACCTTCTCCCACCGCCACGCCGTGGTGCACAACCAGAAGGACGGCAGCACCTACGTGCCGCTGCAGAACATCAGCGACGGCCAGCCGCAGTTTACCATCCATGACTCCTTCCTCTCCGAGGAGGCCGTGCTGGCTTTCGAATACGGCTATGCCACCACCGCGCCCAACGATCTGGTGATCTGGGAGGCCCAGTTCGGCGACTTTGCCAACGGCGCCCAGGTGATGATTGACCAGTTCATTTCCTCCGGCGAAACCAAGTGGGGGCGGCTGTGCGGGCTGACCATGCTGCTGCCCCACGGTTACGAAGGCCAGGGGCCCGAGCACTCCTCGGCACGCCTCGAGCGGTTCTTGCAGCTGAGCGCGGAAAACAACATGCAGGTGTGCGTGCCGACGACGCCGGCACAGATTTTCCACCTGCTGCGTCGCCAGGTCATTCGCCCGCTGAGAAAGCCCTTGGTGGTGATGTCGCCCAAGTCGCTTTTGCGCCACAAGGCGGCCACCTCGAGCCTGGAAGATCTGGCCCACGGCGAATTCCACATGGTGATCGCCGATCAGGCAGATCTGGTGGCGGAAGAGGTCAACCGCGTGGTGCTGTGCGCCGGCAAGGTGTACTACGACCTGGCCGCCTGGCGAGAGGAAAACGAGCGCTACGATACGGCGATCGTGCGTATCGAGCAGCTGTATCCCTTCGCCCAGGACGCCCTGCTTGACGTGTTGACAGTCTACCCGCACGTGGAGGATATCGTCTGGTGTCAGGAAGAGCCGCTGAACCAGGGGGCCTGGTACCCCAGTCAGCACCACATGCGCGCCGTTGCCGAAAGGCTGCGCGAAGGCCTTGGCGGCAAGCTGAAGTTTGCCGGTCGTCCCGCCTCTGCCGCGCCTGCAGCGGGCTATATGTCCGTGCACACCGAGCAGCAGCGCCGGCTGGTGGAAGACGCCTTTAACCTGTAG